One window from the genome of Glycine soja cultivar W05 chromosome 12, ASM419377v2, whole genome shotgun sequence encodes:
- the LOC114379087 gene encoding RNA exonuclease 4-like: protein MKKPKQTLLSPNWVQLQQKLKLNGSKASRTFKTSDEDTPESILGKRKERPDDESNDCQINPLVPVNDDSSLTDAVAMDCEMVGVGQGNKSALGRVTLVNKWGNVIYDEFVRPIERVVDFRTKISGIRPRDLRKAKDFWAAQKKVAELINGRILVGHALSNDLKALLLSHPRKDIRDTSEYQPFLKSSSRRALRHLAAKHLGVNIQTGEHCPIEDARAAMLLYQRNKKEWEKSIKDQFRLKQKQRKSKQKKKLKNEHTSNGNHVEI from the exons ATGAAGAAACCGAAGCAAACTCTGTTGAGCCCCAATTGGGTTCAACTTCAACAA AAGCTGAAGCTGAATGGCTCCAAGGCTTCAAGGACCTTCAAAACTTCAGATGAAGACACCCCAGAATCAATattgg gGAAACGTAAAGAGAGACCAGATGATGAATCCAATGATTGTCAGATTAATCCTCTTGTTCCTGTAAATGACGATTCAAG TCTGACAGATGCAGTGGCCATGGATTGTGAAATGGTTGGCGTAGGTCAAGGAAACAAAAGTGCCCTTGGAAGAGTAACACTG GTCAATAAGTGGGGAAATGTTATTTATGACGAGTTTGTCCGGCCAATTGAGCGAGTTGTTGACTTCCGCACTAAAATTAGTGGCATAAGACCTCGAGATCTTAGAAAAG CAAAGGATTTTTGGGCTGCTCAGAAGAAAGTGGCAGAGTTGATCAATGGAAGGATCCTTGTTGGTCATGCCTTGTCCAATGATCTTAAG GCATTATTATTAAGTCATCCCAGAAAAGATATACGGGATACTTCTGAGTACCAACCATTTCTAAA GTCAAGTAGCAGAAGAGCACTGCGGCATCTTGCTGCCAAACATCTTGGTGTTAACATCCAAACAGGAGAGCACTGTCCA ATAGAAGATGCTCGTGCTGCCATGCTGCTTtaccaaagaaataaaaaagaatgggAGAAGAGCATAAAAGATCAATTTCGGTTGAAACAGAagcaaaggaaatcaaagcaaaaaaagaagctGAAGAATGAACACACTTCAAATGGCAACCATGTTGAAATTTGA
- the LOC114377997 gene encoding uncharacterized protein LOC114377997 translates to MEDDLLDTEDRNNNGSSTAKKSKQRQKRKEYMVDEDGQVGAREKLAKRILLSLTRPSYVLGLGPKPLRVEHRARLRYLLRRLVSQHHWVAASGVLSVYLKGTLDDTSPYRNRLKFWVLLELLKHVENHSINPTRIKNLYDIWSKKIGSMKTWPVESRYAVHLEFMLFCLLQGNAEDAYQLALCLGQEKGDIGPMSKMMMGLTFYELWYSSIPKEFQWRNSDQFDLQENSDMEGTSFNNETVQSERYNSVESHMADSQSQHDSDASVMNDKKISGDVVFNEDMEVDANKREKPHQNFQPEGFYLNSEEHKGFGDPFSNNGGLTQDILYGLGELDLWLLPLHLSDDHSFEEFMYLQGNQPNDYYKNAVKYLQLALDSEPSASAALLPLIQLLLIGGQVDEALNMLEKQCCNSASVLPIRVRAALLEHFDRNNSLLLLSCFEDILKKDPTCSDTLAKLIKMHQNGDYSLVSLLEMIALHLDATDAEYNTWKVFSSCFLRLSSYEEDCMSSCPIQNEDGHKQHFPLNKTPKIFTDGISGKSWRLRCRWWLTKHFSNSKLESEINTGDLQLLTYKAACASYMYGREFSYVAKAYSHLEKEDDKELLLFLDEHRGNSFGIYQKFQKKFTHII, encoded by the exons ATGGAAGATGATCTGTTGGACACAGAAGACAGGAACAACAATGGCAGTTCCACCGCAAAGAAATCGAAGCAGCGGCAAAAGAGGAAGGAGTACATGGTGGACGAGGATGGGCAGGTGGGGGCACGAGAGAAGCTGGCAAAAAGAATCTTGTTGTCTCTGACGAGGCCTTCCTATGTTTTGGGATTGGGTCCCAAACCTCTTAGGGTGGAACACCGTGCAAGGTTGCGCTACCTGCTTCGGCGGCTCGTCAGCCAGCATCATTGGGTTGCAGCCAGTGGTGTTCTCAGTGTCTACTTGAAGGGAACACTTGATGATACCTCTCCCTACAGGAACCGTCTTAAGTTTTGG GTTTTACTGGAGCTTCTTAAGCATGTGGAAAACCACTCTATTAATCCAACACGAATCAAGAACCTCTATGATATTTGGTCTAAGAAAATTGGATCAATGAAGACTTGGCCAGTTGAG AGCAGATATGCAGTCCATTTGGAGTTCATGCTTTTCTGTCTTTTGCAAGGCAATGCTGAGGATGCATACCAGCTTGCTCTATG CCTTGGGCAAGAAAAAGGTGATATTGGTCCTATGTCAAAGATGATGATGGGTTTGACATTCTATGAGTTGTGGTATTCTTCTATCCCCAAAGAATTCCAGTGGAGAAATTCAGATCAGTTTGACTTGCAAGAGAACTCAGATATGGAGGGAACTTCATTCAACAATGAAACTGTACAGTCAGAGAGGTATAATTCAGTTGAATCCCACATGGCTGACTCCCAGTCCCAGCATGATTCAGATGCCTCTGTCATGAATGATAAGAAGATATCTGGGGATGTTGTCTTCAATGAAGACATGGAGGTTGATgctaataaaagagaaaaaccaCATCAGAACTTTCAGCCAGAAGGTTTTTACTTAAATTCTGAAGAGCATAAAGGATTTGGAGATCCTTTTTCTAACAATGGAGGTCTTACACAGGATATCTTGTATGGCCTTG GGGAACTTGATTTGTGGTTGCTACCCCTGCATTTATCTGATGACCACAGTTTTGAGGAGTTCATGTATTTGCAAGGAAATCAGCCTAATGACTATTACAAAAATGCAGTGAAATATTTACAACTTGCACTTGACTCAGAACCTTCTGCTTCAGCAGCATTACTTCCATTGATACAG CTGTTGCTGATTGGAGGTCAAGTTGACGAGGCTCTAAATATGCTTGAGAAGCAATGTTGTAATTCAGCCTCTGTACTCCCAATAAG AGTAAGGGCTGCTCTCTTGGAGCATTTTGATCGAAACAACTCTCTCCTGCTTCTTAGCTGTTTTGAGGATATATTGAAGAAGGATCCAACATGTAGTGACACCTTAGCAAAACTTATCAAGATGCACCAAAATG GAGACTATAGTCTTGTATCTCTGCTGGAAATGATTGCTTTACATTTAGATGCTACAGATGCAGAGTACAATACGTGGAAGGTGTTCTCTTCATGTTTCTTGAGACTGTCTTCCTACGAAGAAGACTGCATGTCTTCATGCCccattcaaaatgaagatggaCATAAGCAACATTTTCCCCTTAACAAAACCCCTAAAATATTTACGGATGGTATATCAGGAAAATCTTGGAGGCTTCGCTGTAGGTGGTGGCTAACTAAACATTTCAGCAATAGCAAGCTTGAATCCGAGATTAATACTG GTGACTTGCAGTTACTCACATACAAAGCGGCATGTGCATCGTATATGTATGGACGGGAATTCAGCTATGTTGCGAAGGCTTACTCTCATTTAGAAAAAGAAGATGATAAGGAGTTGCTATTGTTCTTGGATGAGCACAGGGGAAATTCATTTGGAATTTatcaaaaatttcaaaagaaatttACACACATAATATGA